The following are from one region of the Silurus meridionalis isolate SWU-2019-XX chromosome 25, ASM1480568v1, whole genome shotgun sequence genome:
- the ercc6l gene encoding DNA excision repair protein ERCC-6-like, with amino-acid sequence MEVTQISKDFNRSLNITDSDSEEKYNRFRQQGKEAAQRGDLELSLGFFRRAFDVRPSDKMLGRIQRLEEAIKELNISEEEEEFVDVLSSGLMLYKGLYDQLYEHQKDGVAFLYSLHRDGHVGGILADDMGLGKTVQVISFLSAMYDAELISHTLLVMPTSLIKTWLNEFKRWTPGLRVKEFHGANKLERSRNLERIQRGSGAIITTYQMLNNNWQQLASFGGREFSWDYIILDEAHKIKSPSTKTAKSVSAVPSRHRLLLTGTPVQNNLREMWALFDFACKGALLGSAKTFKTEYENPITRAREKDATPGEKALGLKISQNLTELIKPYFLRRTKAEVQNRKQLSDRASEEDQQQKVQNQQSARVNEIPSLTRKTDLIVWTYLSDVQEDVYRQFVSLDHIKELLTTTHSPLAELTVLKKLCDHPRLLSARAVAQLGFGAGPGDLQGDDGQSGASSIVGVADETLINESGKLCFLLSLMESLRDEGKRTLIFSQSRKMLDIIERVLTNRKFCLLRVDGTITQLAERERRIALFQTDARYSVFLLTTQVGGVGLTLTAANRVVIFDPSWNPATDAQAVDRAYRIGQTHDVIIYRLITCGTVEEKIYRRQVFKDSLIRQTTGDKKNPFRYFTKQELKELFTLEDTHSSSTQLQLQSLHSSACRSDPELECHISALKGMNVFGVSRHDLLFSNEEDEDMLQDEDTHYIDQRVQKAQELVQAESQLHSLMMDNVSQNTEPTWLRLSRHRYPDQHMGKGDSKTTPPCPNLSSPAVVDLTQSGLDELDEGMQVKDDLVIDLSTHVTDDSFVEQEIRSINSEQGLIIEEKSDHLSHSYSNQIINISPLKQSDLSVALLGMESKTPEAFSQVDLGSPETFFVSDASKVLFKVGIDSSTPPGAELDLTKSMVGVESNLLSQTSPEYFPGNFNLQLEDSAELLSEDKEETVDQEEEELSTGGEEFQLQMDDSREQIESNFDRVKENSAVSTLTDESLLWPSKKKRLRVLYDSEEEVEKAVLLSSPLEGSFMGLGSSTPKSMLRSGFRRSMNTSIASRRSLVESLLDDMEEEEEEVCGGGVCGGGVCGGGVCGGGVCGGGDFAVVEEEFEEKEEGDGVKGFTDESTDVELAFRIYVHLSEVQSLSLNEVTHPKEMFDSLVHSGKQCLAEGRKHESLDFFLKAIDINTGDPEIQLLIIQLYRQLSH; translated from the exons aTTTAGGCAGCAGGGGAAGGAGGCCGCTCAGCGAGGTGATCTTGAACTTTCTCTGGGATTTTTCCGACGAGCGTTTGATGTGCGTCCGAGTGATAAGATGCTGGGTCGAATCCAGCGATTGGAGGAGGCTATAAAAGAGCTGAACATatctgaggaagaggaggagtttGTGGACGTGCTCAGCAGTGGGTTAATGTTGTATAAAGGGCTTTACGATCAGCTGTATGAGCACCAGAAAGATGGCGTGGCCTTCCTGTACAGCCTGCATAGGGACGGGCATGTCGGCGGCATCCTTGCGGACGACATGGGTCTGGGCAAGACGGTGCAGGTCATCAGCTTCCTGTCGGCTATGTATGATGCCGAGCTTATCAGTCACACGCTTCTCGTCATGCCCACCTCCCTGATCAAGACCTGGCTAAATGAATTTAAGCGCTGGACCCCTGGCCTGCGAGTCAAAGAGTTTCATGGCGCCAACAAATTGGAGCGCAGCCGGAACCTGGAACGAATCCAGCGTGGGAGTGGAGCCATCATCACCACATATCAAATGCTGAATAATAACTGGCAGCAGCTGGCCTCATTCGGAGGACGGGAGTTCTCCTGGGATTACATCATCCTAGATGAAGCACACAAGATAAAAAGCCCATCAACGAAGACTGCGAAGAGTGTGAGCGCAGTTCCGTCACGGCACCGCCTCCTGCTCACTGGCACACCCGTTCAGAACAACCTGCGGGAGATGTGGGCCCTGTTTGACTTTGCCTGCAAGGGTGCATTGCTTGGCAGTGCCAAGACCTTTAAAACAGAGTATGAGAACCCAATCACACGGGCGAGGGAGAAAGACGCCACTCCCGGAGAGAAAGCTCTTGGGCTTAAAATCTCTCAGAACCTGACCGAGCTTATCAAGCCCTACTTCCTGCGAAGGACCAAAGCTGAGGTTCAGAACAGGAAGCAGCTTTCAGACAGGGCCAGTGAGGAAGATCAGCAACAGAAAGTGCAGAACCAGCAGAGTGCAAGAGTGAATGAGATCCCATCTCTAACACGTAAGACAGATCTGATCGTGTGGACATACCTGAGTGATGTTCAGGAGGATGTCTATAGACAGTTTGTCTCTCTGGACCATATCAAAGAACTGTTGACCACCACACACTCTCCACTTGCAGAGCTTACTGTGCTCAAAAAGCTCTGCGATCATCCCAGACTGCTCTCTGCCCGAGCCGTTGCCCAGCTCGGATTCGGGGCGGGGCCAGGGGATCTCCAAGGGGACGATGGGCAATCGGGTGCGAGCAGTATTGTGGGTGTGGCTGATGAGACGCTTATTAATGAGTCGGGAAAGCTGTGTTTTCTTCTGAGCCTAATGGAGAGTTTGAGGGATGAGGGAAAGCGCACACTCATTTTCTCGCAGTCCAGGAAGATGCTGGACATCATTGAGCGTGTGCTTACTAACAGGAAGTTCTGTCTACTGCGTGTAGATGGCACCATCACACAACTcgctgagagagaaagacgCATTGCTCTCTTCCAGACAGATGCACGCTACTCTGTGTTTCTGCTGACCACACAGGTGGGTGGAGTCGGCCTCACCCTCACTGCTGCCAACAGGGTGGTGATCTTTGACCCCAGCTGGAACCCTGCCACAGACGCACAGGCAGTGGACCGAGCCTACCGTATTGGCCAGACACACGACGTCATCATCTACAGACTCATCACCTGTGgaactgtggaggagaagaTTTACAGGCGACag GTGTTTAAGGACTCTTTGATACGCCAAACCACAGGTGATAAGAAGAACCCATTTAGGTACTTCACTAAGCAGGAGCTGAAGGAGCTTTTCACACTGGAGGACACACACTCCTCTTCCACTCAGCTGCAGCTACAGTCACTCCACTCGTCTGCATGTCGCTCCGACCCTGAGCTGGAGTGCCACATCTCCGCTCTAAAGGGCATGAATGTGTTTGGCGTGTCCCGTCATGACCTGCTGTTCTCCAATGAAGAGGATGAGGATATGCTGCAGGACGAGGACACGCATTACATTGATCAGCGTGTTCAGAAAGCACAGGAGTTAGTCCAGGCCGAGTCACAACTGCACAGCCTCATGATGGACAACGTCAGTCAGAACACAGAACCCACCTGGCTCCGACTGTCACGGCATCGATACCCAGACCAACACATGGGGAAGGGAGACAGCAAAACCACACCCCCGTGCCCTAATCTCAGCTCACCTGCTGTGGTGGATCTTACACAATCAGGTTTGGATGAACTGGATGAAGGGATGCAGGTGAAAGATGATCTTGTGATAGATTTATCCACACACGTGACCGACGACAGTTTTGTTGAACAAGAGATTAGGAGCATAAACAGTGAGCAGGGTTTGATTATAGAAGAGAAATCCGATCATCTTTCACACTCTTACTCAAATCAGATCATAAATATCTCTCCCTTAAAGCAATCTGATTTATCTGTAGCTCTGCTGGGAATGGAGTCAAAGACCCCTGAAGCATTTTCACAGGTGGACTTGGGTTCACCTGAAACTTTTTTCGTGTCTGATGCCTCCAAAGTTTTGTTTAAAGTGGGGATAGATTCATCTACACCTCCAGGAGCAGAGCTAGATTTAACTAAATCTATGGTTGGGGTGGAGTCAAATCTTTTAAGTCAGACATCCCCAGAATATTTCCCAGGTAATTTTAATCTGCAGCTAGAGGACAGTGCAGAGCTGCTCTCAGAGGACAAAGAGGAGACGGTGGATCAGGAAGAGGAGGAGCTAAGTACAGGAGGCGAAGAATTCCAACTGCAGATGGATGACTCTAGGGAGCAGATCGAGAGTAACTTTGACCGTGTGAAGGAGAACTCAGCAGTCTCCACGCTGACAGATGAGTCGCTCCTCTGGCCATCCAAAAAGAAAAGATTGCGTGTGCTTTATGATAGtgaggaagaggtggagaaagcTGTGTTGCTCAGCAGTCCTTTAGAGGGCAGCTTCATGGGCCTTGGATCTTCCACACCCAAATCTATGCTGCGTAGTGGCTTCAGACGCAGCATGAACACATCAATCGCATCACGACGCTCACTGGTAGAGTCACTGCTAGACgacatggaggaggaggaggaggagg TGTGCGGAGGAGGAGTGTGCGGAGGAGGAGTGTGCGGAGGAGGAGTGTGCGGAGGAGGAGTGTGCGGAGGAGGAGATTTTGCAGTGGTAGAGGAGGAGTttgaggagaaagaggaaggtgatggagtgaaggGTTTCACTGATGAATCCACTGATGTTGAACTGGCCTTTCGAATTTATGTGCACCTTTCTGAAGTACAAAGTCTGAGTCTAAATGAAGTTACACATCCAAAGGAAATGTTTGACTCACTGGTGCATTCTGGGAAACAGTGTTTGGCTGAAGGGAGGAAACATGAATCGTTGGATTTCTTTCTAAAGGCCATTGACATTAACACTGGGGACCCTGAGATACAACTACTCATCATTCAACTGTACAGACAACTGagtcactga